TGACTACGACACTGCTATGCGTACCGCCTTGCGCCTCATCGACATGCTTAAGCAGGTGGACAGCCCAGTGCGTGCTGGTGAGATGCAGACACTATACCTATGTCTTGGCGACACACAGATGATGCTCGAACGCCATGAAGAGGCTAAAGCAAGCTATGACGAGGCATACAAATGGGTGCTGCAAACACCTAACGACTCCACATGCCGTCCGTTGGCTGCCAGCTTTGAGACACTGGAGAACATCGCCGTGACCCACATAAATCACCACCTTGACGAGGCTGGCGTGTGGGTTGACCGTATGGACTCGCTTTGCGTCATCTATGAGAAGCAGCCAAAGGCCATCGAACGTGAGAAAAAGGCTTTCCAGGCACTGGTATATCTTCACCGTGCACAGGTTTGTCAGATGCGCGGTCAGGAGAAAGACGCCGCCCGCTATTATGCAGAATACATGAAGACCGACTATGGTCAGAGCCTCGAAGGACGTATCAACGGCTGTGACTATCTGGTGGAAGCACGCCGCTACAATGAGGCTGCCGACAACTACACACAGCTGGACCGCTTTATAAAGGAATGGGGCTATGACTATGACCTCGAGACAATAGGCAACAACCTGTTGCCGAAGCTACGCAGCAACTACTATGCCGACCGTAAGGACTCGGCTCTGCGTGTGGCGTTGCAGATAGCAGAGGTGTATGACTCGGCCCTTATACGCCAGAAACGTAGCGAGTCGGCCGAGCTCGCAACAATCTACGACACCCAGGGAAAGGAACGACAGATAGCCGAAGAACACGCCCGTAACCGTCTTTTCTCCGCCATCAGCACATCCACTGGCATCCTTGCCTTGCTCATCATGGTCTTCGCCATCTATATGCTCCGCCAGTGGCGCTTCACGAAAGAGAAGAACCGTATCCTCGCCCAACAGATCACCGAGGCTGTGGAGTACAAGAAGAAATACCGCGAACTGAAACAGAGCCAAGCCCAGATACTCCCAGAGACGGAGGAGTTTAACCAAGCGGAGGATGGTAATAAAACGGAAGGTATCACCACTCCACTCCCCTCGGAAGAGGCTGGAGGTGGGTCTGCAGTCATCATCTCCGACATCACCGACCTCAACGACGAGCAGATGTTTCTCTGTCTGCGCGACATTATTGAGAACGAACAGCTGTTCCTACAGTCAGACTTCGGACGTCAGACGCTTATCGACCACACCGGACTGTCCAAGGAGCGTATCGGTGCGGCCTTCTCTCAGGGCGGTGAAAACATTTCCTTGCCGCAATATATCCGTGAGTTGCGCCTTGACTATGCCATACATCTGATGAACGACCAGCCAGAACTAAACATTGAGATGGTCAGTCAGGCCAGCGGCTTCACCAGTGCCGACACATTCACCCGCAATTTCCGCGCAAAATATGGCATGACGCCTACTGCCTATAAGCAGACAAAAGCGTAAAATCTTTATTTTTCAACGATTTCATCGAGAAGTGAGAGGTGAGAAGTGAGAGGTGAGAGGTGAGAGGAAACTCAAATCCATCCGATAGTTTGTCTGAAACCACCCGATAGTTTGTCTTTGCTATTGCAGAGACAATTTTTTTGCTATACTTTTGCACCCAGATTCAAACAGCGGTTGATTAAACTAATTATCTATACATATAATCTATATCTCTATTTTTCTATCCTACCTGATACCTAATACCCCTTTTTACCTTTTGACAGCAGCACGTGCTGGAAGATAAGACACAGACTGCAGCCTCAGGTTCCAGACAAACTTCCAAAGGAGAAGTTTGGTCTGGGACCAAAGGTTAAAAAAGCAACAAACCCCAACAACATATATGGTAAGACGATTTCAAATTGTATGTTTTTTGGCATAGACCCTGTCTATGTCATTTTTTATTTATACATTTGCAGACAACAAGAAGAAAAAATGACACAGGAACAGGGAAAACGGAGGGCGGTAGATCCGATGAGACACCACCGCGAGAACGGTTGGGACTACAAGGGGCGTGCCATCTATCATTTTACGCTACCTGTAGAAGAGCGCTATCCACTGTTTGGAGTGCTGGATGGCGAGAGTGCGGAGACGGCCGTCGTGAGGCTCAATGCATTCGGGCGGCGCGTTTGTCAGATGCTTAGCGGGCTGGCGCGTTTTTATGAGAAAAAAGGATTCGCACTGAAGGTGCTGGCACAGATGGTCATGCCAGACCATGTACACCTGGTGATTCAAGTGTTAGAGCCGCTGCCACAGGGCATCGGGGCTGTGGTTAGAGGGTTTAAAAGCGGGTGTACCAAGGTTTATAAGGAGGTTTATGGCAGCGGCGAGAACGCCGCTGAAGTGCACGGAGGCGAGAACGCCGCTGAAGTGCACGGAGGCGAGAACGCCGCTGGAGTGCACGGAAACGAGGATGCCGCCCCCATGCATTTTGCTCGCATTTTTGCGAGCAGAGGTAGTATCTGGCAAGAGGACAAGGCTTATTATCATGAGCGGATACTGCACGCACCGGGACAGCTACGACGGATGATTGACTATGTGAAGGACAACCCAAGGCGGCTATGGATTAAGAGCCATAACCCCGAGCTTTTCAGGTTACACAGACGAACGGAAGCGGCGGGACTGCTGTTTACATCAATGGGTAACCATTTCATTCTGGAATGGCCAGACCGTCAGGTGGTGGAGATGTCGCGAAGTGCTACCGATGAGGAGGTACAGGAACGGCTACGGATGGTGCTGGCGGCAGCGCACAACGGGACGGTGACCTATACAGCGGCGATAAGCGAGGGAGAGAAACTCATCGCCCGCACCTTGCGCGAGCAGGGTTATCCATTGGTGGTGCTGCTCAACGACGGCTTTCCCAAAGAGGGGTCGCCACACGAACGTTACTATAAACCGGGGGGAGTGTATTTCGAGGCATGTTCCAGAGGACAGCTTCTGCTGATGGAACCTACAGAGGAGGCGTTTCGCGACGAAGGTGTCATGGCTGCTGCGGAAGAATCGCTGCGAAAGAAAGCAGAGGCAAGACACTACAGCTACACGCCCATTCCTCTGACTTCGCAACGCTATCGCTTTATAGCGCTAAATGAGATGGGCAAGCGACTGGTCGGGGAGTAAATACCGCCACAAAAATGTGGCGGAAATGCACGGAGACAAATTGTGGCGGAAATGCACGGAGACGAGAAGATGGCGAAAATGCACGGCAAGGGGACGAGAAGCGCAAAACGCAAGGACACAGATAGAAAGAAAGTGAGAATCTTATAGTTTTATTTTGCTTTGTCGTCACTTAATAGTATCTTTGCAAACAATAAATAATCAAGGGCAGAATTGCAATAACAAACAGAATTGCAATAACAAACAGAATTATAATAACAAACGAAATTACAATAACAGTTATAAAGAGATGAAGATTGAAGTAGTGAACCGCGGACATCAGCCGCTACCAACTTATGCCACGGCACAGAGCGCCGGCATGGACCTGAGAGCAAACCTTGACGAGCCAGTGGTGCTGCAGCCCATGGAGCGCCGACTCATACCGACAGGACTGTACATCGCGCTGCCAGAGGGCTACGAGGCACAGGTGCGCCCACGCAGCGGACTGGCCCTGAAGCACGGACTGACGGTGCTCAACGCACCAGGAACAATCGATGCCGACTATCGCGGAGAGGTGGGCGTGGTACTGATAAACCTATCGCAGGAGCCATTCACCATCAACGACGGCGAACGCATAGCACAGATGGTCATAGCACGCTATGAGCAAGCGGTGTTTGCAGAGGTGGAGGTGCTCAACGAGACAGAGCGCGGCACCGGCGGATATGGACACACTGGTGTTAAATAAACG
This region of Prevotella sp. E13-27 genomic DNA includes:
- a CDS encoding helix-turn-helix domain-containing protein — protein: MMRVFRYILGVLVLVGMAALTACEGKNEQSQDDIPKKKTRTRGDSIALAARFTGDFEHFLAVTDSLANKGELSPIRAGGYRGVAYFQLGQIDKCIECFRKVIANDPPAEDFWEYIHAGTNLVIILNSQRDYDTAMRTALRLIDMLKQVDSPVRAGEMQTLYLCLGDTQMMLERHEEAKASYDEAYKWVLQTPNDSTCRPLAASFETLENIAVTHINHHLDEAGVWVDRMDSLCVIYEKQPKAIEREKKAFQALVYLHRAQVCQMRGQEKDAARYYAEYMKTDYGQSLEGRINGCDYLVEARRYNEAADNYTQLDRFIKEWGYDYDLETIGNNLLPKLRSNYYADRKDSALRVALQIAEVYDSALIRQKRSESAELATIYDTQGKERQIAEEHARNRLFSAISTSTGILALLIMVFAIYMLRQWRFTKEKNRILAQQITEAVEYKKKYRELKQSQAQILPETEEFNQAEDGNKTEGITTPLPSEEAGGGSAVIISDITDLNDEQMFLCLRDIIENEQLFLQSDFGRQTLIDHTGLSKERIGAAFSQGGENISLPQYIRELRLDYAIHLMNDQPELNIEMVSQASGFTSADTFTRNFRAKYGMTPTAYKQTKA
- the dut gene encoding dUTP diphosphatase, producing MKIEVVNRGHQPLPTYATAQSAGMDLRANLDEPVVLQPMERRLIPTGLYIALPEGYEAQVRPRSGLALKHGLTVLNAPGTIDADYRGEVGVVLINLSQEPFTINDGERIAQMVIARYEQAVFAEVEVLNETERGTGGYGHTGVK